A window of the Natrinema salifodinae genome harbors these coding sequences:
- a CDS encoding metal-dependent hydrolase, which produces MQPIVHLAVGYLCYAASVRLRRRGRPADTPTAAALVGALLPDLIDKPIWLAGLADVGRTVGHTLLVAGPLLAVAWWYAAARDRRSLGVAFAIGLGSHLAADVPWHVLAGDYRELGFILWPLTPMAPYAGTKSLAAVSGVEITTLWLEAIVFAAGVALWWVDGRPGIESG; this is translated from the coding sequence ATGCAGCCGATCGTCCACCTCGCCGTCGGCTACCTCTGTTACGCGGCGTCCGTCCGGCTACGCCGTCGCGGCCGTCCCGCCGATACCCCGACCGCCGCGGCGCTCGTCGGCGCGCTCCTGCCCGATCTGATCGACAAACCGATCTGGCTCGCCGGCCTGGCCGACGTCGGCCGGACGGTCGGTCACACCCTGCTGGTCGCGGGCCCGCTGCTCGCCGTCGCCTGGTGGTACGCGGCCGCTCGCGACCGGCGATCGCTGGGCGTCGCGTTCGCGATCGGGCTCGGCTCGCACCTCGCGGCCGACGTTCCCTGGCACGTCCTCGCGGGCGACTACCGCGAACTCGGCTTCATCCTGTGGCCGCTGACGCCAATGGCGCCGTACGCCGGGACGAAATCGCTGGCCGCCGTCAGCGGCGTCGAGATCACGACGCTGTGGCTCGAAGCGATCGTTTTCGCCGCCGGCGTCGCGCTCTGGTGGGTCGACGGCCGGCCCGGTATCGAGTCGGGATGA